Proteins from a single region of Candidatus Poribacteria bacterium:
- a CDS encoding methylaspartate mutase, which produces MPDSSASSDAPSLDAPARQKRPVPEKIRSILATDCGSTTTKAILIELDGDEYRLKVRGESPTTVEAPVEDVTAGVLNAVTEVEELAGRRLIRDGAIISPQTDDEGVDIYISTSSAGGGLQMMVAGVVRNMTAESAERAALGAGAIVMDVIASNDKRLPHERIEQIRRLRPDMILLSGGVDGGTTTHVVELAELIAAANPRPRLGISYELPVVYAGNKDARDLIQKQLEGKTALEVVDNLRPTLEREELMPARLKIQDQFLHHVMSHAPGYPKLMEWTDAPIMPTPGAVGYMMQTIASQRGIEILGVDIGGATTDVFSVFQGVFNRTVSANLGMSYSVSNVLAEAGLPNILRWIPFPVDERDLRNRIKNKMIRPTTIPQTLKELIIEQAIAREALRLALDQHKKLAVGLRGVQQQRTISDAFNQTSSHDTLVNLASLDLIVGSGGVLSHAPRRQQSALMMLDAFAPEWVTELAVDSIFMMPQLGVLAQVNEAAAMHVFDRDCLIRLGTSIAPTGSPEKSSVRVRGTLPGGNMLDGVVPGGELRVWQLGVGEEAQLEFVPEGTFDLGAGRGRPVSLTVTGGVVGLIVDTRGRPLHLPKDEAPRVAALQKWYQALDLYPSLSDQE; this is translated from the coding sequence ATGCCCGACTCATCCGCTTCTTCCGACGCTCCTAGCCTCGACGCCCCTGCCCGCCAGAAGCGACCGGTTCCCGAAAAGATCCGCTCCATCCTGGCGACCGACTGCGGCAGCACGACGACCAAAGCCATCCTCATCGAACTCGACGGCGACGAGTACCGCCTCAAAGTCCGGGGCGAATCGCCCACGACCGTCGAAGCCCCGGTCGAGGACGTGACCGCCGGCGTCCTGAACGCGGTCACGGAGGTCGAGGAGCTCGCCGGGCGTCGTCTGATCCGGGATGGCGCGATCATCTCTCCGCAGACCGACGACGAAGGCGTCGATATCTACATCTCCACGAGCAGCGCCGGAGGCGGACTCCAGATGATGGTCGCCGGCGTGGTCCGCAACATGACCGCCGAGAGCGCGGAACGCGCCGCCCTCGGAGCCGGAGCCATCGTCATGGACGTGATCGCGTCCAACGACAAGCGGCTCCCCCACGAACGCATCGAACAGATCCGCAGACTCCGCCCCGACATGATCCTCCTCTCCGGCGGCGTGGACGGCGGCACGACGACCCACGTCGTCGAGCTCGCCGAACTGATCGCCGCCGCCAATCCGCGCCCGAGACTGGGAATCAGCTACGAGCTTCCGGTCGTCTACGCAGGCAACAAGGACGCGCGCGACCTGATCCAGAAACAGCTCGAAGGCAAGACCGCCCTGGAGGTCGTCGACAACCTGCGCCCGACATTGGAGCGCGAAGAGCTCATGCCGGCGCGGCTGAAGATCCAGGACCAGTTCCTGCACCATGTCATGTCGCACGCTCCCGGCTATCCCAAGCTGATGGAGTGGACCGACGCGCCGATCATGCCCACGCCCGGAGCGGTCGGCTACATGATGCAGACCATCGCGTCGCAACGCGGCATCGAGATCCTGGGCGTCGATATCGGCGGCGCGACGACGGACGTGTTCTCGGTGTTCCAGGGCGTGTTCAATCGAACCGTCAGCGCCAACCTCGGGATGAGCTACAGCGTGTCGAACGTCCTCGCGGAAGCCGGGCTCCCCAACATCCTGCGATGGATCCCGTTCCCGGTCGATGAGCGCGACCTGCGGAACCGGATCAAGAACAAGATGATCCGCCCGACGACCATCCCGCAGACGCTCAAAGAGCTGATCATTGAGCAGGCGATTGCCCGTGAAGCCCTCCGGCTTGCGCTCGACCAGCACAAGAAGCTGGCGGTCGGACTGCGCGGCGTGCAGCAGCAACGGACCATCTCCGACGCGTTCAACCAGACGTCGAGCCACGACACGCTGGTCAACTTGGCGTCGCTCGATCTGATCGTCGGCAGCGGCGGGGTGCTGTCGCACGCTCCCAGACGCCAGCAGTCGGCTCTCATGATGCTCGACGCCTTTGCGCCGGAATGGGTCACGGAACTCGCCGTCGATTCGATCTTCATGATGCCGCAGTTGGGCGTTCTCGCCCAGGTGAACGAAGCCGCGGCGATGCACGTATTCGACCGCGACTGCCTGATTCGGCTGGGAACCAGCATCGCGCCGACTGGATCGCCGGAGAAGAGCTCCGTGCGGGTCCGGGGCACGCTCCCAGGCGGGAACATGCTCGATGGGGTCGTGCCGGGCGGCGAGCTGCGAGTCTGGCAGTTGGGCGTCGGTGAGGAAGCTCAACTCGAGTTCGTGCCGGAGGGAACCTTCGACCTCGGAGCCGGCAGGGGCAGACCCGTTTCCCTGACCGTGACCGGCGGCGTCGTCGGACTGATTGTCGACACGCGCGGCAGACCCCTCCATCTGCCCAAGGACGAAGCGCCGCGAGTCGCCGCCCTGCAGAAGTGGTATCAGGCGTTGGACCTCTACCCGTCGCTGTCGGACCAGGAGTAG
- a CDS encoding fibronectin type III domain-containing protein, whose translation MRERAGRPSVHRTLGAVVAAITACLLVLPAAYAQVAATDVQASDIPNDDGSRGVQVTWQFPTTGAEDLKGFVVLRRPADGGELKPASGAKPLAPKERSFADKGAAGASVKGTSLREPSVPYVYVVRALYPAPPPEPVAEPSPEVADGEAVAPIGPPAAAPAEPGATPPAAADAPQPEPPPDIQVDSSESAPAKATGNWYHTGRTPVLLATILFAGLLLTLIQLAKAGKTPKIRRIPGLEAVDEAIGRATEMGRPILYVPGIGGVGSIATMSAMNIYGHVAKKAGELGTAVRVPCRDAIVMQVMRTVGEQAYTDIGRPDAYRSEDVFFVTDSQFAYAAAVDGIMVREKPSAIFLQGVFYAESLILAETGNSVGAIQIAGTDRDSQVPFFLAACDYTLIGEELFAASAYLSHDIPLLSTIRAQDIGKAALMIALIVGVVLQFAHIDAIAWFFDTDLAR comes from the coding sequence GTGCGGGAAAGGGCAGGACGTCCGAGCGTCCATAGAACACTCGGTGCGGTTGTCGCTGCGATCACCGCATGTCTCCTCGTGCTGCCAGCCGCGTACGCCCAGGTCGCCGCAACGGATGTCCAAGCAAGCGACATTCCGAACGACGACGGCAGCCGCGGCGTCCAGGTGACATGGCAGTTCCCGACGACCGGTGCCGAAGACCTCAAGGGATTCGTCGTCCTCCGCCGCCCCGCCGATGGCGGCGAGCTCAAGCCAGCATCCGGTGCGAAGCCGCTCGCCCCGAAGGAGCGCAGCTTCGCCGACAAGGGAGCCGCCGGAGCCTCGGTCAAGGGCACGTCGCTCCGCGAGCCTTCCGTTCCCTACGTCTATGTCGTTCGAGCCCTCTACCCAGCCCCGCCGCCGGAACCCGTTGCCGAGCCATCGCCGGAGGTTGCCGACGGCGAAGCCGTTGCGCCGATCGGTCCGCCAGCCGCAGCGCCAGCGGAACCCGGAGCGACCCCGCCAGCCGCCGCAGATGCTCCGCAGCCGGAGCCGCCGCCAGACATTCAGGTCGATTCCTCTGAGAGCGCGCCCGCGAAGGCGACTGGAAACTGGTACCACACGGGTCGGACGCCGGTGCTGCTGGCGACCATCCTGTTCGCCGGCCTTCTCCTCACACTGATCCAGCTCGCCAAGGCGGGCAAGACACCGAAGATTCGCCGCATCCCTGGACTGGAAGCCGTCGATGAGGCGATCGGCAGGGCGACGGAGATGGGCAGACCTATCCTCTACGTCCCCGGCATCGGAGGAGTCGGCAGCATCGCGACGATGTCCGCGATGAACATCTACGGTCACGTCGCGAAGAAGGCGGGCGAGTTGGGAACGGCGGTGCGCGTGCCGTGCCGCGACGCCATCGTCATGCAGGTGATGCGCACGGTTGGGGAACAAGCCTACACCGACATCGGCAGACCCGACGCGTACCGATCCGAGGACGTGTTCTTCGTGACGGACAGCCAGTTCGCCTACGCAGCCGCCGTCGACGGGATCATGGTGCGCGAGAAGCCCAGCGCGATTTTCCTACAGGGTGTGTTCTACGCCGAATCGCTCATCCTGGCGGAGACGGGCAACAGCGTCGGAGCGATCCAAATCGCCGGAACCGACCGAGACTCGCAGGTTCCGTTCTTCCTCGCGGCGTGCGACTACACGTTGATCGGCGAGGAGCTCTTCGCCGCGAGCGCGTACCTGTCGCACGACATCCCGTTGCTGAGCACCATCCGAGCCCAGGACATCGGGAAGGCTGCGCTGATGATCGCGCTCATCGTCGGTGTCGTCTTGCAGTTCGCCCACATCGACGCGATCGCATGGTTCTTCGACACGGATCTGGCACGCTAG
- a CDS encoding ABC transporter ATP-binding protein — protein MADPLLSVRELSVAFRSRGGWTPAVSDVSFDIHPAETVALVGESGSGKSVTALAVLRLIRSHVGRIVASRLSLQGVELLSLAERDMRRVRGSEIAMIFQEPMTSLNPVFQVGDQLAAAATSHRQASASEVRGDILSALESVGIPDPVRQLRAYPHELSGGMRQRVMIAMAIVRRPALLIADEPTTALDVTVQAQILDVLRRLRDERGMAMLLISHDMGVVAEMSERVLVMYAGEIVEDAPVNALFGSPGHPYTQGLLRSVPTLTGDADRLVPIDGVVPTPGSWGSGCRFATRCSARGPICSERTPELSAMPGSSTLNETAEDAHSHNVRCFAISHPSMYNDTRLGHEHPDR, from the coding sequence ATGGCGGATCCGTTGCTGTCGGTTCGGGAGCTTTCGGTCGCCTTTCGCTCGCGCGGTGGATGGACGCCTGCGGTGTCGGACGTGTCGTTCGACATCCACCCCGCCGAGACGGTGGCGTTGGTCGGTGAGTCCGGCAGCGGAAAGAGCGTCACAGCGCTTGCGGTGCTTCGGCTGATCCGAAGCCATGTCGGGCGGATCGTCGCCTCTCGGTTATCGCTTCAGGGCGTCGAGCTCCTCTCGTTGGCTGAGCGCGACATGCGGCGAGTGCGGGGCTCCGAGATCGCGATGATCTTTCAGGAGCCGATGACGTCGCTGAACCCGGTGTTCCAGGTCGGCGACCAGCTCGCGGCGGCTGCGACCAGTCACCGTCAGGCGTCGGCGTCCGAAGTGCGCGGCGATATCCTGAGCGCGCTCGAATCGGTGGGGATACCGGATCCGGTCAGGCAACTGAGGGCATATCCCCACGAACTCAGCGGGGGTATGCGCCAACGAGTCATGATCGCCATGGCGATCGTGAGACGCCCGGCGCTGCTGATCGCGGACGAACCGACGACGGCGTTGGACGTGACGGTTCAGGCGCAGATTCTGGATGTGCTGCGACGCCTGCGCGATGAGCGCGGCATGGCGATGCTGCTTATCAGCCACGACATGGGCGTGGTCGCCGAGATGTCGGAACGAGTCCTGGTCATGTACGCCGGCGAGATCGTCGAAGATGCGCCGGTGAATGCGCTCTTCGGGTCGCCAGGACACCCGTACACCCAGGGGCTGCTTCGGTCGGTACCGACGCTGACTGGTGACGCGGATCGTCTAGTACCCATCGACGGTGTCGTCCCGACTCCCGGCTCGTGGGGCAGCGGGTGTCGCTTCGCCACGAGATGCTCGGCACGCGGTCCGATCTGCTCCGAGCGGACGCCGGAGCTGAGCGCCATGCCAGGCTCGTCGACACTGAATGAAACCGCTGAGGATGCACACTCCCATAATGTCCGCTGTTTTGCCATTTCGCACCCGTCGATGTATAACGATACGCGGCTGGGACATGAACATCCTGACCGGTGA